A window from Choristoneura fumiferana chromosome 22, NRCan_CFum_1, whole genome shotgun sequence encodes these proteins:
- the LOC141440343 gene encoding nose resistant to fluoxetine protein 6-like isoform X2, with product MLLHAVVLFIVGTAFAKDNGGIPQVDNVIDNLSSQQWDADEMTCRDKIFNVLNNVKNSTLWATWIWDSNAKSPYGTFVGARFHLGNYDQCLRPPWLSKHPELRTQYCLADVEMSQNPANKNWNLPGPYARAEEYYVEGGTPTGRSFSLMSYGVCLPVGCQTKSTVKYVRALLSGQHLQAAWDADVNIRNCEEAGAPIVRPMGYYVYMYTFAALALIALASTYYISEYPDRAESDTFVNHVVKSFCLRRNWELVVKEDKEPLPCLHGIKFLTATMIVLLHVALYTNKMSVTNGTDVERISESLNAGMSIHSDLFVDSFFAVAALLLGKTLSTMDITKPHNLLKNIAKRYIRLFGLFVVIVFYVAHVFLQKDNGPLYHQLAVREQEYCQRNWWLSLLMVGNYINTDTMCYTSTWYIPCDFHFYVITLVLLYIYRKNPKLGKIATAIVVFLGFVGPAINNYLYDLPALIFLNIGLGNDLRVNKNFTKGYIHTHIRMGPYIAGLLVGYLMSQYKPADYKKIWSKTTSFLGFLAGLSLIMAVFAAGSLCYQYRVYGVLSGVFRVLHRTIYAIGVLCVIVFCTYGDVRNPHQQLPQLGALQSPQPPLFRHLCYPSSAAV from the exons ATGTTGTTACATGCAGTGGTTTTATTTATCGTTG GTACCGCTTTTGCTAAAGATAATGGTGGAATACCACAAGTGGATAACGTCATTGACAACTTGTCAAGTCAGCAATGGGACGCCGATGAAATGACCTGTcgagataaaatatttaatgtattaaataatgtcaAGAACTCTACACTGTGGGCTACTTGGA TCTGGGACTCCAATGCAAAATCTCCATATGGCACATTTGTTGGCGCTCGTTTCCACCTCGGTAATTACGACCAATGTCTACGGCCGCCCTGGCTCTCCAAGCATCCTGAACTGAGGACTCAGTACTGCCTCGCTGACGTAGAGATGAGTCAGAATCCTGCCAACAAGAACTGGAATCTGCCTGGTCCTTATGCAAGAGCTGAAGAGTACTACGTAGAA GGTGGTACGCCTACTGGACGCAGTTTTTCCTTAATGTCTTACGGAGTCTGTCTACCTGTGGGATGCCAGACTAAATCGACAGTAAAATACGTGAGAGCATTGCTTAGTGGCCAGCATTTGCAAGCAGCTTGGGATGCTGATGTGAACATCCGGAATTGTGAAGAGGCGGGGGCACCAATTGTGCGTCCGATGGGATATTATGTGTACAT GTACACGTTTGCGGCATTAGCGTTGATCGCATTGGCTTCTACATACTACATAAGTGAATATCCAGACAGAGCTGAATCCGATACCTTTG TAAATCACGTGGTCAAATCGTTCTGTCTCCGTCGCAATTGGGAGTTGGTGGTCAAGGAAGACAAGGAGCCACTGCCTTGCCTGCATGGCATCAAATTTTTGACTGCTACCATGATTGTACTGCTCCATGTCGCTCTCTATACTAACAAGATGTCAGTCACCAATGGCACTGATGTTGAAAGA ATATCCGAGAGCTTAAATGCTGGTATGTCTATTCACTCGGATTTGTTCGTCGATTCATTTTTTGCAGTAGCGGCTCTTCTCTTAGGAAAAACTCTTTCCACAATGGATATAACAAAACCTCATAATTTACTGAAAAACATCGCGAAGCGGTATATAAG ACTGTTCGGGTTGTTTGTAGTGATAGTCTTCTACGTAGCTCACGTGTTTCTCCAGAAAGACAATGGCCCTTTATACCATCAGCTGGCGGTGAGGGAACAGGAATATTGTCAGCGAAATTGGTGGTTATCCCTTCTGATGGTCGGGAACTACATTAATACTGATACCATG TGTTACACTAGCACCTGGTACATCCCCTGTGATTTCCACTTCTACGTCATTACCTTAGTCCTTCTGTATATTTACCGGAAAAATCCCAAGCTTGGGAAAATTGCCACCGCTATTGTGGTATTCCTGGGATTTGTGGGACCAGCTATCAACAATTATTTGTACGATTTGCCTGcacttattttcttaaatatagG ACTGGGTAATGATTTAAGAGTTAACAAAAACTTTACAAAGGGATATATTCACACTCACATTAGAATGGGTCCTTATATTGCGGGACTGCTGGTTGGCTATCTGATGTCTCAGTACAAGCCAGCTGATTATAAGAAAATTTGGTCCAAA ACTACGTCCTTCCTCGGCTTCCTTGCTGGCTTGTCTTTGATCATGGCCGTCTTTGCCGCTGGTAGCTTATGCTACCAGTACCGCGTCTACGGTGTTCTTTCTGGCGTGTTCAGGGTACTTCACAGGACTATCTATGCCATTGGTGTTCTCTGTGTCATTGTCTTTTGCACTTATGGTGATGTTCGTAA